The following coding sequences are from one Sesamum indicum cultivar Zhongzhi No. 13 linkage group LG11, S_indicum_v1.0, whole genome shotgun sequence window:
- the LOC105174167 gene encoding uncharacterized protein LOC105174167 has protein sequence MKCLSLSNSALSCGWKKKNSSPQSLFNWDFGRSRSTQPDTSNNQYYDDIDLPFPPSLVGKTFLQGRELKCCYKASTDGFSATDFHNKCDFKGPCVIIGYTNKSLKFGAFNPEGYRSTDDYYDTFDAFLFYWPDDDNENGPIVLPKVGGSGAALFDYARGGPQFGADGLLIGPPLAPVMGGFAGPDTNSGVGDLRQAKSRLGLSYAKRPDGKESVFGDESKATLDEVVVFCSPQIASLY, from the exons ATGAAGTGCTTATCTCTCTCAAATTCTGCACTTTCATGTGgttggaagaagaagaattcaTCTCCACAGAGCTTATTCAATTGGGATTTTGGAAGAAGCAGAAGCACACAGCCAGATACTTCTAATAATCAGTATTACGACGATATCGATCTCCCATTTCCTCCTTCTCTTGTTGGCAAAACCTTCTTGCAAG GCAGGGAACTCAAGTGTTGCTATAAGGCGAGTACAGATGGATTCTCAGCCACAGATTTCCACAACAAATGTGACTTCAAGGGACCATGTGTCATAATTGGCTACACAAACAAGTCCCTCAAATTTGGTGCGTTCAACCCGGAGGGCTACAGAAGCACGGACGACTACTACGACACGTTTGATGCGTTCCTCTTCTACTGGCCAGACGATGACAACGAAAACGGCCCTATAGTCTTGCCGAAAGTAGGGGGGAGTGGTGCAGCACTCTTCGACTATGCACGTGGGGGGCCGCAGTTTGGGGCCGATGGGTTGCTGATTGGGCCGCCGTTGGCGCCGGTGATGGGGGGATTTGCAGGGCCAGATACAAATTCAGGGGTTGGTGACTTGAGGCAAGCTAAGTCTAGGCTGGGGCTGTCTTATGCTAAAAGGCCTGATGGGAAGGAGTCTGTGTTTGGGGATGAGTCAAAGGCCACTCTTGATGAAGTTGTGGTCTTTTGTAGTCCTCAAATTGCAAGCTTGTATTGA
- the LOC105174168 gene encoding phosphoglucan phosphatase DSP4, amyloplastic, whose amino-acid sequence MNCLQNLPRSSALPLQSLKSQSGKLPCAVTLLGMVKGNDLPQTRIVVAKAVPGSAPSTENETSKAEEKSETYSQDMTVAMGAVLTYRHELGMNYNFILPDLIVGSCLQTPADVDKLRDIGVKTIFCLQQDSDLEYFGVDIAAIRQYANSSGDIQHLRAEIRDFDAFDLRMRLPAVVSKLYKAINRNGGVTYIHCTAGLGRAPATALAYMFWVQGYKLSEAHKLLMSKRSCFPKLDAIKSATADILTGLKKKPVTFKWRGVDCSTVEISGLDVGWGQRIPLSYDKDQGFWFLHRELPEGQYEYKYIVDGKWVCNEYELITGPNKDGHVNNYVKVIDDDPSSISAAIWTRLIGDDPDLSTNERLIITQFLEACPDED is encoded by the exons ATGAATTGCCTTCAGAATCTTCCgag ATCCTCGGCTTTGCCTCTGCAGAGCTTGAAAAGCCAGTCTGGAAAGCTTCCATGCGCTGTAACTTTATTG GGAATGGTAAAAGGCAATGATTTACCTCAAACCCGCATCGTTGTTGCTAAG GCAGTACCGGGCTCTGCTCCCAGTACGGAAAATGAGACTTCCAAAGCGGAAGAGAAATCTGAAACATACAGTCAAGACATGACGGTAGCTATGGGAGCGG TCTTAACATATCGGCATGAACTTGGAATGAACTACAACTTCATTCTTCCGGACTTGATTGTCGGTTCATGCCTACAG ACTCCGGCTGATGTCGACAAGCTTCGTGATATTGGAGTGAAAACTATATTTTGCTTGCAACAAGATTCAGATCTTGA ATATTTTGGGGTTGATATTGCTGCCATTCGACAATATGCCAACAGCTCTGGCGACATTCAACACCTCCGAGCCGAAATTAG GGATTTTGATGCATTTGATCTGAGAATGCGGCTTCCGGCAGTGGTAAGTAAACTGTACAAGGCCATTAACCGGAATGGAGGTGTGACCTATATACATTGCACCGCCGGTCTTGGAAGAGCTCCAGCAACTGCA CTTGCATACATGTTTTGGGTTCAAGGCTATAAGCTCAGCGAAGCACATAAACTGCTCATG AGCAAGCGGTCATGCTTTCCAAAGTTAGATGCTATAAAAAGCGCAACTGCTGATATT CTTACAGGCCTTAAGAAGAAACCTGTGACATTCAAATGGCGAGGTGTTGATTGTTCTACAGTAGAAATTTCTGGACTGGACGTCGGATGGGGTCAG AGAATACCTTTGTCATATGACAAAGATCAAGGATTTTGGTTTCTTCACCGAGAATTGCCG GAAGGACAGTATGAGTACAAGTACATTGTGGACGGCAAATGGGTCTGCAATGAATACGAACTCATCACGGGTCCGAACAAAGATGGCCATGTCAACAACTACGTAAAG GTTATCGACGATGACCCTAGCAGCATCAGTGCTGCAATTTGGACAAGATTAATAGGCGACGACCCTGATCTTTCGACCAACGAACGCCTCATAATTACACAGTTTCTGGAGGCATGTCCGGACGAGGATTAG
- the LOC105174169 gene encoding SEC12-like protein 1, whose amino-acid sequence MDGGDAPGQGTVTCATWIRRPENEHLVVVGKSRPSSLEIFSYDPITTCLSASPKAKYDFEEGVNPVIIAVHPSGDEFVCSTSTGDCKLFELYGREDRIKLVAKEQLLLQGIGLQKCLAFSVDGTRFATGGVDGFLRIFEWPNMRIILEEPRVHKSFRDMDFSLDSEFLASTSTDGSARVWNTNDGSPVATLTRNSDEKIELCRFSKDGTKPFLFCSVQRGNKPLTVVWDISTWKKIGHKRLLRKPASMMSISLDGKYLALGSKDGDICVVEVKKMEVRHWSKRLHLGSDITSLEFCPSDRVVLTTSKEWGHLIYSLLLTLAEWQIYLLLLGLFLASIVAFYIFFENSDSFWNFPVAKDPSLTPDIETILGDLKSDQNVWEPVDL is encoded by the exons ATGGACGGTGGCGATGCTCCGGGACAGGGGACAGTGACTTGTGCTACATGGATACGGCGCCCGGAGAACGAGCATTTGGTGGTGGTCGGAAAATCGAGGCCGTCTTCTCTCGAGATCTTCTCCTACGATCCTATCACCACTTGTCTCTCTGCCTCTCCCAAG GCGAAGTATGATTTTGAAGAAGGGGTTAATCCGGTAATCATTGCGGTGCATCCAAGTGGAGACGAATTTGTTTGTTCCACAAGTACTGGTGATTGCAA ATTGTTCGAGTTGTATGGTCGGGAAGACAGAATAAAACTTGTTGCAAAAGAACAACTTCTACTTCAGGGAATTGGCCTGCAAAAATGTTTAGCTTTTAGTGTTGATGGAACGAGATTTGCTACTGGTGGAGTT GATGGATTTCTTAGAATATTTGAGTGGCCAAACATGCGTATCATTTTAGAGGAACCAAGAGTTCACAAGTCGTTTCGAGACATGGATTTCAG CTTAGACTCGGAATTTTTAGCTTCAACGTCGACTGATGGCTCAGCAAGAGTATGGAATACAAATGATGGTTCTCCAGTTGCAACCTTGACACGGAACTCC GATGAGAAGATTGAACTTTGCCGATTTTCTAAAGATGGGACAAAACCATTTTTGTTTTGCTCAGTTCAAAGAG GAAATAAACCACTTACAGTCGTCTGGGATATAAGCACATGGAAAAAAATTGGGCACAAGAGGTTACTTAGAAAGCCAGCTTCAATGATGTCTATTAGTTTGGATGGAAAATATCTTGCTTT GGGGAGCAAGGATGGAGATATATGTGTTGTAGAAGTGAAAAAGATGGAGGTCCGCCACTGGAGTAAGAGGCTACACTTGGGTTCTGATATTACATCCTTGGAATTTTGTCCTAGTGATAg GGTAGTACTTACTACTTCTAAGGAATGGGG ACATTTGATCTACTCTCTTTTGCTTACGCTTGCAGAATGGCAAATCTATTTGCTACTCTTGGGGCTGTTTTTGGCATCAATCGTTGCGTTTTACATATTCTTTGAGAATTCCGATTCATTCTGGAACTTTCCAGTTGCAAAAGATCCATCCTTAACACCTGACATTGAAACTATTCTGGGGGATTTAAAATCTGACCAAAATGTGTGGGAGCCTGTGGACCTCTAA